The following are encoded together in the Pseudodesulfovibrio indicus genome:
- a CDS encoding peptidoglycan-binding domain-containing protein has translation MRNQTRHIAVALLCLALATAGCVSANKNTAATAVAPAPTYQPMLDGELAGHQQIAALTLDLARRNILPPGPDVTLAKDAFVRLPPAPQGFRETGSAVSGAAQPGDGLYSLEMVRTFEDGYGRRSAVLDLAVYTLYKPDGRADKARAEALRADYVTAMRGSSGETRAEIGQAVADYQRKAGLLPDGVLGPQTAASLAASTNIQEFQALTSTPLYTASPEIEFHLLDESYGRNAPATYLNGYGSLLAVRQQAVQPEQYAATVKKGGQYLALVYFKDLPAPGTLIQMAFSSSAGSPGSRSDSQSPVMYAEGTDWPVIVTPVTLKNTSGSLYAHVLVNGRINGSIKLK, from the coding sequence ATGCGAAATCAGACAAGACATATCGCTGTTGCCCTGCTCTGCCTGGCCCTGGCCACGGCGGGGTGCGTATCGGCCAACAAGAACACGGCCGCCACGGCGGTCGCGCCCGCGCCGACCTACCAGCCCATGCTGGACGGCGAACTCGCCGGGCACCAGCAGATCGCGGCCCTGACCCTCGACCTGGCCCGCAGGAACATCCTGCCGCCCGGGCCGGACGTGACCCTGGCCAAGGACGCCTTCGTGCGTCTGCCCCCGGCTCCCCAGGGGTTCCGGGAGACCGGCTCGGCAGTCTCCGGCGCGGCCCAGCCTGGCGACGGGCTGTATTCCCTGGAGATGGTCAGGACCTTCGAGGACGGCTACGGCCGCCGGTCCGCCGTTCTGGACCTGGCGGTCTACACCCTCTACAAGCCGGACGGCCGGGCCGACAAGGCCAGGGCCGAAGCGCTGCGCGCCGACTACGTGACGGCCATGCGCGGCAGCTCCGGCGAGACCCGCGCCGAGATCGGCCAGGCCGTGGCCGACTACCAGCGCAAGGCCGGGCTGCTCCCGGACGGCGTGCTCGGCCCGCAGACCGCCGCGTCCCTGGCCGCGTCAACGAACATCCAGGAATTCCAGGCGCTCACCTCGACCCCGCTGTACACGGCCAGCCCGGAGATAGAGTTTCACCTCCTGGACGAGAGCTACGGCCGCAACGCCCCCGCCACCTACCTGAACGGATACGGCAGCCTGCTCGCCGTACGCCAGCAGGCGGTCCAGCCGGAACAATACGCCGCCACCGTGAAGAAGGGCGGCCAATACCTGGCCCTGGTCTACTTCAAGGACCTTCCCGCCCCCGGCACCCTGATCCAGATGGCCTTCTCGTCCAGCGCCGGGTCCCCGGGCTCCCGGTCCGATTCACAGTCCCCGGTGATGTACGCGGAGGGGACCGACTGGCCCGTGATCGTCACCCCGGTGACCCTCAAGAACACCTCCGGGAGCCTCTACGCGCATGTGCTGGTCAATGGCCGGATCAACGGCTCCATAAAGCTCAAGTGA
- the hmcB gene encoding sulfate respiration complex iron-sulfur protein HmcB → MLRRTFLGLLGAAGASAALTTSAQAGGKQFGPHPDTHGVLFDATRCIGCRKCELACNEVNELPAPDKPFDDLTVLDTERRTDEKTYTVVNKYQTPAGPVFRKNQCNHCLEPACASACFVRAFKKEPNGAVTYDASVCVGCRYCMVACPFSIPAYEYDEPLTPRVMKCTMCYPRLQEGKLPGCVEKCPKEALTFGLRTDLIKIARKRIEAYPDRYQDHIYGEHEMGGTSWMYISGAPFSEIGLREDLGTVSAPELTAGPLAAVPMVVGLWPVLLGGIYAVSKRNAKIANDERVMAVKDALKKAGAEAEKKLHEELGKAEKASQRRIEVEVKKAVEEALAPKPEDAETNEEES, encoded by the coding sequence ATGTTACGCAGAACCTTCCTCGGATTGTTGGGCGCCGCTGGCGCGAGCGCAGCGCTGACCACGTCGGCCCAGGCCGGAGGCAAGCAATTCGGCCCGCACCCCGACACCCACGGCGTGCTCTTCGACGCCACCCGCTGCATCGGCTGTCGCAAGTGCGAACTGGCCTGCAACGAGGTCAACGAGCTGCCCGCTCCCGACAAGCCGTTCGACGATCTGACCGTGCTCGACACCGAGCGCCGGACCGACGAGAAGACCTATACCGTCGTCAATAAATACCAGACCCCCGCCGGGCCGGTGTTCCGCAAGAACCAGTGCAACCACTGCCTGGAACCCGCCTGCGCCTCCGCCTGCTTCGTGCGGGCCTTCAAGAAGGAGCCGAACGGCGCCGTCACCTACGACGCGTCCGTGTGCGTCGGCTGCCGCTACTGCATGGTCGCCTGCCCGTTCTCCATCCCGGCGTACGAGTATGACGAACCCCTGACCCCGCGGGTCATGAAGTGCACCATGTGCTACCCGCGCCTCCAGGAAGGCAAGCTCCCCGGCTGCGTGGAGAAATGCCCCAAGGAGGCCCTGACCTTCGGCCTGCGCACCGATCTGATCAAGATCGCCCGCAAGCGCATCGAGGCCTACCCGGACCGCTACCAGGACCACATCTACGGCGAGCACGAGATGGGCGGCACCAGCTGGATGTACATCTCCGGCGCGCCGTTCTCCGAGATCGGCCTGCGCGAGGACCTGGGCACCGTCTCGGCTCCCGAGCTGACCGCCGGTCCCCTGGCCGCCGTTCCCATGGTCGTGGGCCTGTGGCCGGTGCTTCTGGGCGGCATCTACGCCGTGAGCAAGCGCAACGCCAAGATCGCCAACGACGAGCGCGTCATGGCCGTCAAGGACGCCTTGAAGAAGGCGGGCGCAGAGGCCGAGAAGAAGCTCCACGAGGAGCTCGGCAAGGCCGAAAAGGCCAGCCAGCGCCGCATCGAGGTCGAAGTCAAGAAGGCCGTGGAAGAGGCGCTCGCGCCCAAGCCGGAGGACGCCGAAACCAACGAGGAGGAGTCCTAG
- the hmcC gene encoding sulfate respiration complex protein HmcC encodes MSVETTAAAKKSLFTPFNIIAGIILIAGLVVTVMRFTGGLGAVTNLDQNNPWGIWIGFDLMCGVALAAGGYTTSAACYIFGLKKYHAGVRPAILTAFLGYALVVFALGYDVGRPWRLPYPIFVQQGTTSLLFEVGLCVMLYLTVLFIEFTPAMFEWLGFKKIRSIVVKMTLALTILGVVLSTLHQSSLGALFTIAPSKLHPLWYSPYLPVFFFVSSIAAGMSMVIFEGTLSHKPMHHLMDREYLDNHDGLILGFGKAASLVLFGYFAIKLIGLAYDNNWHYLTTGYGAWYLVEMLGFVALPSFLYAVGARDRNITLIKWAAGLTVLGIIVNRFNISMIAFNYQLPSAQRYFPSWGEITISLFVVTIGVVVFRFITTRMPIFYEHPDYKGEH; translated from the coding sequence ATGTCTGTTGAAACCACTGCGGCCGCGAAGAAATCGCTCTTCACGCCGTTCAATATCATAGCTGGAATCATTCTCATCGCCGGGCTGGTGGTCACGGTGATGCGCTTCACCGGCGGCCTCGGCGCCGTCACCAACCTGGACCAGAACAACCCGTGGGGCATCTGGATCGGCTTCGATCTGATGTGCGGCGTTGCCTTGGCCGCGGGCGGCTACACCACCTCCGCCGCCTGCTACATCTTCGGCCTGAAGAAATACCACGCGGGCGTCCGCCCGGCCATTCTGACCGCCTTCCTGGGCTACGCCCTGGTGGTCTTCGCCCTGGGCTACGACGTCGGTCGTCCCTGGCGGCTGCCCTACCCCATCTTCGTCCAGCAGGGCACCACGTCGCTGCTCTTCGAAGTGGGCCTGTGCGTCATGCTCTACCTGACCGTGCTGTTCATCGAGTTCACCCCCGCCATGTTCGAATGGCTGGGCTTCAAGAAGATCCGCAGCATCGTGGTCAAGATGACCCTGGCCCTGACCATTCTGGGCGTGGTGCTGTCCACCCTGCACCAGTCCTCCCTGGGCGCCCTGTTCACCATCGCGCCGTCGAAGCTGCACCCGCTCTGGTACTCCCCGTACCTGCCGGTCTTCTTCTTCGTCTCGTCCATCGCGGCGGGCATGTCGATGGTCATCTTCGAGGGCACCCTCTCCCACAAGCCCATGCACCACTTGATGGACAGGGAGTACCTGGACAACCACGACGGCCTGATCCTCGGTTTCGGCAAGGCCGCTTCCCTCGTGCTGTTCGGGTACTTCGCCATCAAGCTCATCGGCCTGGCCTACGACAACAACTGGCACTACCTGACCACCGGCTACGGCGCGTGGTACCTGGTCGAGATGCTCGGTTTCGTGGCCCTGCCCTCCTTCCTGTACGCCGTGGGCGCACGGGACAGGAATATCACGCTGATCAAATGGGCCGCGGGCCTGACCGTCCTCGGCATCATCGTCAACCGGTTCAACATCTCCATGATCGCGTTCAACTACCAGCTCCCGTCCGCCCAGCGGTACTTCCCGAGCTGGGGCGAGATCACCATCTCGCTGTTCGTCGTGACCATCGGCGTGGTGGTCTTCCGGTTCATCACCACCAGGATGCCCATCTTCTACGAGCATCCCGACTACAAGGGCGAACACTAG
- the hmcA gene encoding sulfate respiration complex hexadecaheme cytochrome HmcA produces MANGKRILRLTVLAIALAGVLGFQLEAMGMLSAADDAAGRPDVIMIDTIAKLESLEQSAAVFKHDAHTKALKDQGMSCESCHKKDEKGNLSLTFNRTAGEELSASQLKDIYHDGCITCHVKTDEKGFKTGPMVGECRGCHQAEPEAVAARVDAGMDNMLHFIHWDSKVIKADPGKDTNCGACHKKAGEEDSWRFSEAAKTEPVNELFHNQCVTCHQSLAEKKAERTGPVQCAGCHGDKETAERSAELAKDLKAMGGIVPRLPRKQPDAVLMAPEVKPEAADQVAGMAGVAFDHKSHEAKTDSCLACHTSGVNAKMDTSFQALHDVADPASCVGCHAVEQKKPECAGCHALRPAAKVLTETSCAACHNVPAENAEGVKLVAAPEEVREAEAALIINARPQAPVYVAEADIPEFVNIGAIADKYQASKMPHRKIVLSLMKGMQDSKLATAFHGTPEAICAGCHHNSPATKTPPKCASCHGKPFAVEGRPGLKAAYHGQCMTCHTEMKLEKPAATNCVACHEKKTN; encoded by the coding sequence ATGGCAAACGGTAAACGGATACTGCGATTGACTGTCCTCGCGATCGCGCTGGCCGGCGTGCTCGGCTTCCAGTTGGAAGCCATGGGCATGCTTTCCGCGGCGGACGACGCCGCCGGACGGCCCGACGTGATCATGATCGACACCATCGCCAAGCTGGAGTCACTCGAACAGTCTGCGGCCGTGTTCAAGCACGACGCACACACCAAGGCCCTGAAGGATCAGGGCATGAGCTGCGAGTCCTGCCACAAGAAGGATGAGAAGGGGAATCTCTCCCTGACCTTCAACCGGACGGCGGGCGAGGAATTGTCCGCGTCTCAGCTCAAGGACATTTATCACGACGGCTGCATCACCTGCCACGTCAAGACCGACGAGAAGGGCTTCAAGACCGGCCCCATGGTCGGCGAGTGCCGCGGCTGTCACCAGGCCGAACCCGAGGCCGTAGCCGCCCGGGTGGACGCCGGCATGGACAACATGCTCCACTTCATCCACTGGGATTCCAAGGTCATCAAGGCCGATCCCGGCAAGGACACCAACTGCGGCGCCTGCCACAAGAAGGCCGGTGAAGAGGATTCCTGGCGCTTCTCCGAGGCCGCCAAGACCGAGCCGGTCAACGAGCTGTTCCACAACCAGTGCGTGACCTGCCACCAGTCCCTGGCCGAGAAGAAGGCCGAGCGGACCGGTCCGGTGCAGTGCGCCGGCTGTCACGGCGACAAGGAAACGGCCGAGCGCAGCGCCGAGCTGGCCAAGGATCTCAAGGCCATGGGCGGCATCGTCCCGAGGCTCCCGCGCAAGCAGCCCGACGCCGTGCTGATGGCCCCCGAGGTCAAGCCGGAAGCCGCCGATCAGGTGGCGGGCATGGCCGGCGTGGCCTTCGACCACAAGTCTCACGAAGCCAAGACCGACTCCTGCCTGGCCTGTCACACCTCCGGCGTGAACGCCAAGATGGACACGTCCTTCCAGGCCCTGCACGACGTGGCCGACCCCGCCTCCTGCGTGGGCTGCCACGCCGTTGAGCAGAAGAAGCCCGAATGCGCTGGCTGTCACGCCCTGCGCCCGGCCGCCAAGGTCCTGACCGAGACCTCCTGCGCCGCCTGCCACAACGTCCCGGCCGAGAACGCCGAAGGCGTGAAGCTGGTCGCCGCTCCCGAGGAAGTGCGCGAGGCCGAGGCGGCACTGATCATCAATGCCCGCCCGCAGGCCCCTGTCTACGTGGCCGAGGCCGACATCCCCGAGTTCGTGAACATCGGCGCCATCGCCGACAAGTACCAGGCGAGCAAGATGCCGCACCGCAAGATCGTGCTCTCGCTCATGAAGGGCATGCAGGACAGCAAGCTGGCCACCGCGTTCCACGGAACTCCCGAGGCGATCTGCGCCGGCTGCCATCACAACAGCCCGGCCACCAAGACCCCGCCCAAGTGCGCGTCCTGCCACGGCAAGCCCTTTGCCGTCGAAGGCCGTCCGGGTCTGAAGGCCGCCTACCACGGCCAGTGCATGACCTGCCACACCGAAATGAAGCTCGAAAAGCCCGCCGCCACCAACTGCGTCGCGTGCCACGAGAAGAAAACCAACTAA